Proteins encoded within one genomic window of Ranitomeya variabilis isolate aRanVar5 chromosome 4, aRanVar5.hap1, whole genome shotgun sequence:
- the LOC143769151 gene encoding uncharacterized protein LOC143769151: protein MSSSSDEEQRPGPSEVEHVSESSSTAAETGQEQRSHGRVARQQRVPERDEDLIDNDILISLVHERVPLWDTQDPLHSNNVTIWRLWNEVAIAMWDRWDNAPNRVRSAFGKYCNAV, encoded by the exons atgtcgtcgtcttctgatgaggagcaacgtcctgggccttctgaagtagaacatgtcagtgag agctcttctactgcggctgagactgggcaggagcagcggagtcacggtcgggtggcaaggcagcagcgt gttccagaacgggatgaggacctcattgacaacgatatcctcatctccctggtccatgagcgagttccgttgtgggacacccaggatccactgcactcaaacaacgtgacgatctggcgcctatggaatgaggtggccatagcgatgtgggatcgctgggacaacgccccgaatcgggtccgaagtgcatttggtaagtattgcaatgcagtgtga